The Gavia stellata isolate bGavSte3 chromosome 1, bGavSte3.hap2, whole genome shotgun sequence genome has a segment encoding these proteins:
- the SLC7A1 gene encoding high affinity cationic amino acid transporter 1: protein MECQKIINFGNQLLRRKNVDCSREDSRLSRCLNTFDLVALGVGSTLGAGVYVLAGAVARENAGPAIVISFLIAALASVLAGLCYGEFGARVPKTGSAYLYSYVTVGELWAFITGWNLILSYVIGTSSVARAWSATFDEIIGQHIEEFCKKYMTMDAPGVLAKYPDIFAVVIIIILTGLLIFGVKESALVNKVFTCINILVLGFVMVSGFVKGSVKNWQLTEQDIYNTSHGIYGDNQTQEEKLYGVGGFMPYGWKGVLSGAATCFYAFVGFDCIATTGEEVKNPQKAIPIGIVASLLICFVAYFGVSAALTLMMPYYQLDTNSPLPNAFKYVGWDGANYAVAVGSLCALSTSLLGSMFPMPRIIYAMAEDGLLFKFLAKVNEKRKTPIIATVTSGAVAAVMAFLFDLKDLVDLMSIGTLLAYSLVAACVLVLRYQPEQPNLAYQMARTTEETDNNESVSTSESQAGFLPEEEEKCSLKAILCPPNSDPSKFSGSVVNISTFIIGFLIVGSCILTALEPSIVIKAVWIIAAILVLVVSFIIWKQPESKTKLSFKVPLLPLLPVVSIFVNVYLMMQLDLGTWIRFAVWMLIGFIIYFTYGIWHSVEATYAASADAERNTDAGSDSCK from the exons ATGGAGTGTCAGAAAATTATCAATTTTGGAAACCAACTTCTTCGTCGGAAAAATGTGGACTGCAGTCGAGAAGACAGTCGGCTCTCGCGATGCCTCAACACGTTTGACTTAGTGGCTCTGGGTGTAGGCAGCACTTTGGGTGCAGGTGTCTATGTACTGGCTGGAGCTGTGGCACGGGAAAACGCAGGACCTGCCATCGTTATCTCCTTCTTGATTGCTGCCTTGGCTTCAGTGCTGGCTGGACTCTGCTACGGAGAATTTGGAGCTCGAGTTCCTAAGACGGGATCAGCTTATCTCTACAGCTACGTGACCGTGGGCGAGTTGTGGGCCTTCATCACAGGGTGGAATTTAATCCTCTCCTATGTTATCG GAACCTCGAGTGTGGCCAGAGCCTGGAGCGCAACGTTTGATGAAATCATAGGCCAGCACATTGAagaattttgtaaaaaatacatGACAATGGATGCTCCTGGAGTGCTAGCAAAATACCCGGACATCTTCGCCGTGGTGATAATCATCATCCTAACAG ggctGTTAATTTTTGGCGTGAAGGAATCTGCCCTGGTGAATAAAGTGTTCACCTGCATCAACATCCTTGTCCTCGGCTTCGTCATGGTCTCTGGCTTCGTGAAAGGGTCTGTTAAAAACTGGCAGCTGACTGAACAGGACATTTACAACACCAGCCACGGCATTTACGGAGACAA tcaaacacaggaagaaaagctcTATGGTGTTGGAGGGTTTATGCCCTATGGATGGAAAGGAGTCCTCTCAGGGGCAGCCACGTGTTTTTATGCTTTCGTGGGATTTGACTGTATTGCCACTACAG GTGAGGAGGTAAAAAACCCTCAGAAGGCCATTCCTATTGGCATCGTGGCATCTCTGCTCATCTGCTTCGTGGCTTATTTTGGTGTGTCAGCTGCCCTGACGCTCATGATGCCTTACTACCAGCTGGATACCAATAGCCCTTTACCCAATGCCTTTAAATATGTGGGTTGGGATGGAGCCAATTACGCCGTGGCTGTTGGTTCCTTGTGTGCACTTTCTACAAG TCTCCTTGGCTCCATGTTTCCAATGCCTCGAATAATTTATGCTATGGCAGAAGATGGACTTCTCTTTAAATTTTTGGCTAAAGTCaatgagaagagaaaaactCCAATAATTGCAACAGTGACATCAGGGGCCGTTGCAG CTGTTATGGCCTTTCTCTTCGATTTGAAAGATCTTGTGGATCTCATGTCCATTGGAACCCTCCTGGCTTACTCCTTGGTGGCAGCCTGCGTGTTGGTACTGAG GTATCAGCCAGAGCAGCCTAATTTGGCATACCAGATGGCGAGGACAACAGAGGAGACAGATAACAATGAGTCTGTAAGCACCAGTGAGTCGCAGGCTGGATTTCTgccagaggaagaggagaagtgtTCCCTCAAAGCCATACTGTGTCCCCCAAATTCAGACCCTTCCAAATTCTCTGGCTCAGTGGTGAACATTTCAACCTTCATCATTG GTTTTCTTATCGTGGGTAGCTGTATCCTCACTGCCCTTGAGCCAAGCATTGTGATAAAGGCTGTATGGATTATTGCTGCCATCCTTGTTCTTGTTGTCAGCTTCATTATATGGAAACAGcctgaaagcaaaaccaagctCTCCTTTAAG gtacCTCTTTTGCCTCTTCTTCCTGTTGTGAGCATTTTTGTGAATGTTTACCTCATGATGCAGCTAGACCTAGGCACATGGATCCGGTTTGCAGTCTGGATGCTCATAG GCTTTATCATCTACTTTACCTACGGAATATGGCACAGCGTGGAAGCCACCTACGCGGCCTCAGCAGACGCAGAGAGAAACACGGACGCTGGTTCAGACAGCTGTAAATGA